The Planctomycetia bacterium sequence CGCGCCGCATTCTTCTCGACGGAAAAATGCGCTTCGCCGCGCAGCAGCCGCACGCCGCGCCGCGCTGTCCCGTAGACGACTTCAATTTCCGCGCCGAAGTTGAGTTCGACCACCGAGCCGTCGGAAAGTAGGCGACGTTCTGGTTTGGAAACCAACAAGGCGGCCGGCGCGGCATCCGCCGAAGCCCGCTTGATTTCGCGCGGTCCGACGTAGATTAGGACCAACGCCGCAGCCGCAAGCCCGGTGCCAAAGCCCGCCAAAG is a genomic window containing:
- a CDS encoding DUF4880 domain-containing protein; the encoded protein is MAAAWYARRDVGFTPREEIEFERWLAADPRHRAVWREYETALAPCDTLRATGTGEWAAAKLTARARQRRWRALAGFGTGLAAAALVLIYVGPREIKRASADAAPAALLVSKPERRLLSDGSVVELNFGAEIEVVYGTARRGVRLLRGEAHFSVEKNAAR